The following proteins come from a genomic window of Corynebacterium hansenii:
- a CDS encoding DUF4132 domain-containing protein yields MTASAAEWIDAGDYQFLLDGEEILARNAKGQLLKTVPAKARKLPEYDRLDALRTSLAQHRVECSDTVREWFLSGSPIPSRLIAAVWPDPSWRAMFADAVVEYDGSEGLLRAADDDGLSLVDLDGETVTVPVDDDTMVILPHPVLMEDLADWREFSVELGILQGFDQLFRDTHRKPADAAGRRAAMEKYRDAKYARANALVGRSRGGGFSVEFSEGVTGIYLRVVEDIGGRRVETTATLQVDDDYEGGATLRDLYFSRNGIAIKPEDVGPVTWSEGVRMAEFVYGGRTIGDDAAQA; encoded by the coding sequence ATGACGGCTTCGGCGGCGGAATGGATCGACGCGGGGGACTATCAGTTCCTCCTGGACGGCGAAGAGATCCTCGCCAGGAACGCGAAGGGGCAGCTGCTCAAGACGGTGCCCGCGAAGGCCCGCAAGCTTCCCGAATACGACCGGCTCGATGCGCTGCGCACGTCGCTCGCTCAGCATCGGGTCGAATGCTCCGACACGGTGCGGGAGTGGTTCCTGTCCGGCTCGCCGATCCCGTCCCGGCTGATCGCGGCGGTGTGGCCGGATCCTTCCTGGCGGGCCATGTTCGCCGATGCCGTCGTGGAGTACGACGGCTCGGAGGGGCTTCTGCGCGCCGCCGACGATGACGGCCTGAGCCTGGTGGATCTGGACGGCGAGACCGTGACGGTCCCCGTCGACGACGACACCATGGTCATCCTGCCGCATCCGGTCCTGATGGAGGACCTCGCGGATTGGCGGGAGTTTTCCGTGGAGCTCGGAATCCTCCAGGGCTTCGATCAGCTCTTCCGCGACACCCACCGCAAGCCCGCCGACGCCGCCGGCCGTCGTGCCGCGATGGAGAAGTACCGCGACGCGAAGTACGCGAGGGCCAACGCCCTGGTCGGGCGCAGCCGCGGCGGCGGATTCTCGGTCGAGTTCTCGGAGGGCGTCACCGGCATCTACCTCCGAGTCGTGGAAGACATCGGGGGCCGGCGCGTGGAGACCACCGCCACGTTGCAGGTGGACGACGATTACGAGGGCGGGGCGACGCTGCGGGACCTGTACTTCTCGCGCAACGGGATCGCGATCAAACCCGAGGACGTGGGCCCGGTGACCTGGTCCGAAGGCGTGCGCATGGCGGAGTTCGTCTACGGCGGGCGCACCATCGGCGACGACGCGGCGCAGGCATGA